In Oryza sativa Japonica Group chromosome 3, ASM3414082v1, one DNA window encodes the following:
- the LOC4333953 gene encoding phosphatidylinositol transfer protein PDR17, with amino-acid sequence MFSFRKKHASRFDSDDIEQQEAKIQELRAALGPLSSSGKKYCTEACLRRYLEARNWNVDKSRKMLEESLKWRTAYRPEDIRWPEISVESETGKMYRASFVDREGRTVVIMRPAKQNTSSHEGQVRFLVYTLENAILSLPEDQEKMVWLIDFTGWTLANATPIKTARECANILQNHYPERLAIGILFNPPKVFEAFWKVVKHFLDPKSIQKVNFVYLKNEESMKILHKYIDPEVLPVEFGGKNNVVYSHEEYSKLMVKDDIKMASFWASDTKTDHVNKVINEHSVPEVTQQSSLVAAKAS; translated from the exons ATGTTTAGCTTTAGGAAAAAGCATGCCTCTCGCTTCGATTCAGATGACATTGAGCAACAAGAAGCAAAG ATCCAAGAGCTCAGAGCTGCACTTGGGCCGTTGTCTTCCTCTGGTAAGAAATATTGTACTGAAGCATGCTTGAGAAGATATCTAGAGGCCCGTAACTGGAATGTTGATAAGTCCAGAAAAATGTTGGAAGAAAGTCTTAAGTGGAGAACAGCTTACAGGCCAGAAGACATTCGTTGG CCCGAGATTTCTGTTGAATCAGAAACAGGTAAAATGTACAGAGCAAGTTTTGTAGATAGAGAGGGGAGAACTGTCGTCATTATGAGACCCGCAAAGCAG AACACATCGTCCCATGAAGGGCAGGTACGGTTTCTTGTATATACGTTGGAGAATGCAATCCTCAGCTTGCCTGAAGATCAAGAGAAAATGGTTTGGTTGATAGATTTCACAGGATGGACCTTGGCAAATGCGACACCCATAAAGACTGCCAGAGAATGTGCAAATATCCTGCAAAATCATTACCCTGAGAGGTTGGCTATCGGGATCCTGTTTAATCCCCCCAAAGTATTTGAGGCTTTTTGGAAG GTTGTCAAACATTTCCTTGACCCAAAATCAATCCAGAAGGTGAATTTTGTATACCTGAAGAACGAGGAGAGCATGAAGATCCTGCACAAGTACATTGATCCAGAAGTCCTTCCTGTAGAGTTTGGAGGAAAGAACAATGTGGTGTACAGCCATGAGGAGTACTCCAAGTTGATGGTGAAAGATGACATTAAAATGGCAAGCTTTTGGGCATCGGATACAAAAACTGACCATGTTAACAAAGTCATTAACGAGCACTCCGTCCCCGAGGTTACGCAACAGTCGTCGCTGGTGGCTGCGAAAGCGAGCTGA
- the LOC4333955 gene encoding probable LRR receptor-like serine/threonine-protein kinase At2g16250, which yields MEEEEMMRAGGCCCGGGGVWARLLLLVAVVAAPGAVVAQQGNLTSRADLSGLYALRGSLGLRARDWPRRADPCTAWAGVRCSGGRVVSVDLAGLRRTRLGRLAPRFAVDGLRNLTRLEAFSAPGFGLPGSLPAWLGAGLAPTFQLLDISGCAVTGEIPASAIAGLSNLTTLNLAGNLLSGQLPGSALAGLARLKTLNLSGNAFSGELPKAVWSLPELSVLDVSRTNLTGALPDTGLALPSNVQVVDLSGNLFYGGVPGSFGQLFGRTKLANISGNYFDGKLGVSNGDGGNFSFELNCFVDVTGQRSQAECQQFYAARGLPYNVSGPAPTPQPAMPASPGRKKGHKNLKYILIGAICGGVLLVAVIAAILYCLVCSGSRRNGSRNDQRESGVRNTQLGASGTGGGAVTAGTQPSASPANLAKVGDSFGYDQLVEATTDFGDDRLIKHGHSGDLYLGALHDGTSVVVKRITSSMAKKDAYMAELDLFAKGLHERLVPIMGHCLDKEEEKFLVYIFVRNGDLSSALHRKSGEEEEGLQSLDWIKRLKIATGVAEALCYLHHECNPPMVHRDVQASSILLDDKFDVRLGSLSEVCPQEGEGHQNVITKLLRFSSTADQGSSGSPSASCSYDVYCFGKVLLELVTGRLGISASNDAATNEWLDHTLRYINIYEKELMSKIIDPSLIIDEDHLEEVWAMAIVAKSCLNPRSSKRPPMKYILKALENPLKVVREDNGGSSSARLRATSSRGSWNAAFFGSWRHSSSDIGPSRDDNLLKRSETIKSSGGSNGDHSSSRRRQSKEIFPEPSGSRDTED from the exons atggaggaggaggagatgatgcGGGCTGGTGGttgttgttgtggtggtggtggggtctGGGCGCGGCTACTGCTGctcgtggcggtggtggcggcgcccggggcggtggtggcgcagcAGGGGAACCTCACGTCGCGGGCGGATCTCTCGGGGCTCTACGCGCTGCGCGGCTCGCTCGGGCTGCGCGCGCGGGActggccgcgccgcgccgaccCCTGCACGGCGTGGGCCGGGGTGCGCTgcagcggcggccgcgtcgtGTCGGTCGACCTCGCCGGGCTGCGCCGCACGCGGCTGGGGCGCCTGGCGCCGCGGTTCGCCGTCGACGGGCTGCGCAACCTCACGCGGCTCGAGGCCTTCAGCGCGCCCGGGTTCGGCCTGCCAGGCTCCCTTCCGGCGTGGCTCGGCGCGGGGCTCGCGCCCACCTTCCAGCTCCTCGACATCTCCGGCTGCGCCGTCACGGGGGAGATCCCCGCCTCGGCCATCGCCGGCCTCAGCAACCTCACCACTCTCAACCTCGCGGGGAATCTACTCTCGGGGCAGCTCCCTGGCAGTGCTCTCGCCGGGCTCGCTCGGCTCAAGACTCTCAACCTCTCTGGCAATGCCTTCTCAGGCGAGCTACCCAAGGCGGTCTGGTCGCTCCCGGAGCTGAGCGTTCTCGATGTGTCTCGGACCAACCTCACCGGCGCATTGCCGGATACAGGGCTCGCGCTTCCATCCAATGTACAGGTGGTGGATCTGTCCGGGAACCTCTTCTATGGTGGCGTGCCGGGATCCTTTGGCCAACTTTTCGGTAGGACGAAGCTGGCCAATATCTCTGGGAATTACTTCGACGGCAAACTGGGTGTATCCAATGGTGATGGTGGGAATTTCTCATTTGAGTTGAATTGCTTCGTTGATGTCACTGGACAGCGTAGCCAGGCAGAATGTCAGCAGTTCTATGCTGCACGTGGTTTGCCGTATAATGTTTCAGGTCCTGCACCCACACCGCAGCCTGCGATGCCAGCTTCACCGGGAAGGAAAAAGGGGCACAAGAATTTGAAGTATATACTGATTGGAGCCATTTGCGGCGGTGTCCTCTTGGTAGCTGTGATTGCTGCCATTTTGTATTGCTTGGTGTGCTCTGGGAGTAGGAGGAATGGGAGTAGGAATGATCAGCGGGAAAGTGGCGTGCGGAACACACAGTTGGGAGCGTCTGGAACTGGTGGGGGTGCAGTTACTGCTGGCACGCAACCTTCTGCATCGCCTGCAAACTTGGCAAAGGTCGGTGATTCATTCGGTTATGACCAGCTCGTCGAAGCCACCACGGACTTTGGAGATGATAGGCTTATCAAGCATGGTCACTCAGGTGATCTTTACCTTGGGGCGCTCCATGATGGGACCTCTGTGGTTGTGAAGAGGATAACTTCCAGCATGGCTAAGAAAGATGCTTATATGGCGGAGCTAGATTTATTTGCCAAAGGATTGCATGAAAGGCTGGTGCCGATCATGGGGCATTGCCTTGATAAAGAGGAGGAGAAATTTCTCGTGTATATATTTGTCCGGAATGGCGACTTATCAAGTGCACTGCACAGAAAGtcaggggaggaagaggaaggcctgCAATCTTTGGACTGGATAAAGAGGCTGAAAATTGCAACAGGAGTGGCAGAGGCACTATGCTATCTCCACCACGAGTGTAATCCACCAATGGTTCACAG GGACGTGCAAGCTAGCAGTATTCTTCTTGATGATAAATTTGATGTGCGCCTTGGGAGTTTGAGCGAGGTGTGTCCTCAAGAAGGGGAAGGCCACCAAAATGTCATCACAAAGCTGTTGAGATTTTCATC GACTGCGGATCAAGGATCTTCTG GTTCTCCATCTGCATCATGTTCATATGATGTCTATTGCTTTGGAAAAGTTTTGTTGGAGCTGGTGACTGGAAGGCTAGGTATCAGTGCATCAAATGATGCTGCAACGAATGAGTGGCTTGATCACACTCTGCGCTACATTAATATTTATGAGAAAGAGCTCATGAGCAAGATCATTGATCCATCACTTATAATTGATGAGGACCATCTGGAGGAAGTCTGGGCAATGGCAATTGTTGCAAAGTCCTGCTTGAATCCTAGGTCTTCTAAACGGCCGCCGATGAAATATATTCTAAAAGCACTAGAGAATCCGTTGAAGGTGGTGAGGGAAGATAACGGCGGCTCTAGCTCAGCCCGTTTGAGAGCCACGTCATCACGGGGATCATGGAATGCTGCATTCTTCGGGAGTTGGCGGCATAGCTCGTCTGATATAGGTCCTTCAAGGGATGACAACTTGTTGAAACGCTCAGAGACGATCAAATCATCCGGAGGGAGCAATGGTGACCATTCTTCCTCCCGCAGGAGGCAATCGAAGGAGATCTTCCCTGAGCCATCTGGTTCACGTGACACCGAGGATTAA
- the LOC4333956 gene encoding uncharacterized protein, producing the protein MESIKTQSQGSASSVPKNPAMSSCRKKKSDDATFLEDLKDHIDEFIHASMDEHKHCFKNTIQKMFGMSKVVAERSAEAKEAEVESALPLQTSVSQ; encoded by the exons ATGGAATCCATTAAGACACAATCTCAAGGTTCTGCCTCTTCTGTTCCAAAGAACCCAGCCATGTCCTCTTGTCGGAAGAAGAAGTCTGACGACGCTACGTTCCTCGAAGATCTGAAAGACCATATCGACGAGTTCATCCATGCCTCCATGGATGAGCACAAGCATTGCTTCAAAAACACCATCCAGAAG ATGTTTGGGATGTCAAAGGTTGTCGCAGAGCGTTCCGCTGAAGCAAAAGAAGCTGAAGTCGAGAGCGCTTTGCCTCTTCAGACCAGTGTCTCGCAGTAG